The window CTTCCCCCCCCGCGATGTGCCACCAGAATGGCTTCCAGCTCCGGCAGCTCTGCATCCCCCCTCCCACGCTGCTGGTCCGCAGCTTCCCGGTGAGGCCGCGCCCGGAGCCCTGCGCCGCCCTGCGccggctgcagagcctcagtcCCTGCCTGGATCCCTGCCGCTGccctggcatccctcagggcaCCACCACCTACGTCAACCTGGGCACCCTCGGGGTgaggcaggctgctggctgcctggaccCCTGCGGCCTCGGGCTGGGCTCCTGCGCCGCTCAGAGCTGCGCCCCCAGGTGCGCagatccctgctgctgccaggtcaccgaatgctgcagcagctgccaggagacCTGCTCCGGGCAGggcaccaagggcactgccacctgCCAGGAGCCCTGCGGCCAAGAGGTGAGCAAGTGCGTGGATCCCTGCAGTAAAGAGGTGAGCAAGTGTGTGGatccctgctgccaggaggtgacccagtgcagcaccagctgtgTGGATCCCTGCTGCAAAGAAGTGACCCAGTGCAGAACCAGCTGTGTGGatccctgctgccaggagatGACCAAGTGCAGCACCAAGTGTGTGGatccctgctgccaggaggtgaccaagtgcagcaccagctgtgTGGATCCCTGCTGCAAGCAAGTGACCCAGTGCACCACTACTTGTGTAGATCCCTGCTGCAAAGAGGTGACCAAGTGCAGCACCAAGTGTGTGGatccctgctgccaggaggtgACCAAGTGCAGCACCAAGTGTGTGGatccctgctgccaggaggtgACCAAGTGCACCACCAAGTGTGTAGACCCTTGCTACAAGCAAGTGACCAAGTGCACCACTACTTGTGTAGATCCCTGCTGCAAAGAGGTGACCAAGTACAGCACCAAGTGTGTAGACCCTTGCTACAAGCAAGTGaccaagtgcagcaccagctgtgtggatccctgctgccaggaggtgACCAAGTACAGCACCAAGTGTGTAGACCCTTGCTACAAGCAAGTGACCAAGTGCACCACTACTTGTGTAGATCCCTGCTGCCAGGTGACCAAATGCACCACCAGGTGTGTGGATCCCTGCTGCAAGCAATCGACCAAGTGCAGCACCAGGTGCATGGATCTCTGCTGTCGTGAGGTGGCCAAGTACCCCACCAAGGGTGGGAAGTCCTGCTGCAAGAAAGTGACCAAGTGTGTGGATCCCTGTGGAGGTGTCACCAAGTGCACCACCAGGTGTGTGGATCCCTGCTGTAGACAGGTTACCAAGTGCACCACCAAGTGTGTGGATCCTTGCTGTAGAGAAGTGATCAAGTGCACCACCAGGTGTGTAGatccctgctgccaggaggtgACCAAGTGCACCACCAGGTGTGTGGatccctgctgccaggaggtgACCAAGTGCACCACCAGGTGTGTGGatccctgctgccaggaggtgACCAAGTGCACCACCAGGTGTGTAGatccctgctgccaggaggtgACCAAGTGCACCACTAAGTGTGTGGatccctgctgccaggaggtgACCAAGTGCACCACCAGGTGTGTAGatccctgctgccaggaggtgACCAAGTGCACCACCAAGTGTGTGGatccctgctgccaggaggtgACCAAGTGCACCACCAGGTGTGTGGatccctgctgccaggaggtgACCAAGTGCACCACCAGGTGTGTGGatccctgctgccaggaggtgACCAAGTGCACCACCAGGTGTGTAGatccctgctgccaggaggtgACCAAGTGCACCACTAAGTGTGTGGatccctgctgccaggaggtgACCAAGTGCACCACCAGGTGTGTAGatccctgctgccaggaggtgACCAAGTGCAGCACCAAGTGTGTGGatccctgctgccaggaggtgACCAAGTGCACCACCAGGTGTGTGGatccctgctgccaggaggtgACCAAGTGCACCACCAGGTGTGTGGATCCCTGCTGCAAGGAGGTGATCCAGTGCACCACCACCAAGTGTGTGGATCCCTGCTGCAAGGAGGTGACCAAGTGCACTACCACCAAGTGTGTGGatccctgctgccaggaggtgACCAAGTGCACCACCAGGTGTGTGGATCCCTGCTGCAAGGAAGTGATCCAGTGCAGCACCACCAAGTGTGTGGatccctgctgccaggaggtgACCAAGTGCACCACTAAGTGTGTGGatccctgctgccaggaggtgACCAAGTGCACCACTACCTCTGTGGATCCTTGCTGCCAGGTGaccaagtgcagcaccagctgtgtggatccctgctgctgtggcagagtgCCAAGATGCCTCCCTGGCTGTGTAGGTCTCTGCTGTCCTCAAGTGATCAGGTACATAGATCCCTGCTGCGGAGTGCCCAAGTGTGCCACCATGTATGTGGTTCCCTGCTGCGGGGTGCCCAAGTGTGccacctgctgtgggcagctgccCAGATGTGCTACCAAGTGTGTGGatccctgctgccaggaggtgacccagtgcagcaccagctgtgTGGATCCCTGCTGCAAAGAAGTGACccagtgcagcaccagctgtgTGGATCCCTGCTGCAAAGAAGTGACCCAGTGCAGTACCAGCTGTGTGGatccctgctgccaggaggtgacccagtgcagcaccagctgtgTGGATCCCTGCTGCCAGGGGGTGACCCAGTGCAGTACCAGCTGTGTGGATCCCTGCTGCCAGGGGGTGACccagtgcagcaccagctgtgtggatccctgctgccagggggtgacccagtgcagcaccagctgtgTGGATCCCTGCTGTGGAGGGGTCCAGGCTGTGACCAAGTGTGTGCAGTCCTGCCCCACCAGCTGTGTGACCcaggccagccctgcctgtgcccctgcctgtgcccctgcctgctcccagcgctGCTCCATCAGGTGTGCAGATGTTTGCTGCCGCAAGTCTGTGGCTCGCTGAAGGGCTTCACCTGGGGGCCTCCTGCCCTGGGACCCCCACCCTGCACTGCCAGCACCTGGGGAGTCTCCAAAGCAGAGGCATTGGGAGTGGCTTGCAGATCCCTGAGCCTCCCAAGGTCTTCCTCTCATCTCTTCTTTCCCGgggcccctcctgcccccccagctcctctcctggctgctcctcgaTGCTCTTTGCCATTTCTGCTGCCCCCACCCCAAGAGAATCTTTCCTCCTGCCATGTAACTTAGCAACTTCGTGCCCCCAGGGCTGCGTCCTGGGAGAGAGGTCCTGGAACTCTTCCCTGCACCGCTGTGGATGAGAAGCTTCTGcacctgccctcccctgccacctcctcttgTACGAAGCAATAAAGCTGACAAAAAGGCCttgcctgcagccctccccgggtggttccttctctgctgtgctcccccAGGCGCTTTCATTTCTTCCTCCAAGCCAggcctggggaggggcagcagctgctggaaggtccaaggagacctggggctcagctgctcccagcccagtgCAGGCTCTGAGTCAGGAGAAGCTGTGGAATGACCTGGAAAGCTCAACCCTCTgggacctgctgctgcagagctggaggggctgagggccagctgcagcctcaccccACAGACAGGGGTGGGATGCTCCACTGAGAGCCATGTGGAAGCCAAGCCCTggccagaggaagaggagcaggtcTGCGAGTCTGCCTCGTGGCTTTGGCCACCTCTGGCTCAGCCTCTTGTGGTTTGCTCACCTCTGGTGGCATCTGGGCAGCTCCCACCACCAGGGCTGGTCTGTGTGGGCTCCCTCAGGTCTGCTGGTGGTGCCAGGAAGGTGCCCTGGACAGTCTGGGTGCCCCTCCGTGGCATCTGCTCACAGGGTCCCAGAGCTTCCCTTGCCACCAAGCTGGTCTGAGGATTGCTCACCCAGGAGGGAGCAGCACAATCCAGAGATCCATGGAATGCTctgggctgggaaggacctcaaagctcatccagctccaagcccctgccatgggcaaggacacctcccactagcccaggctggggcagaaggagactggagatgagggagaaatccttgccagggaggctggggacacCCCAGGgtctcccagggaggttgtggctgcccccagcctggagatgGTCaagaccagcttggatgaggccctgagcaagcggtgctgggggaggtggccCTGGAcatggagggggctggagctggaggagcttcaaggctccttcccccccccaaacctctCTGTGTAAAACCCCAGGGAAGGCTCCATTCCTGCTCCattcctgcttcttcctgctcCATTCCTGCTCCATTCCTGCTCCATTCCCGCTCCTTCCTGCTCCATTCCTGCTCCATTCCTGCTCCATTCCTGCTCCATTCCTGCTCCattcctgctccttcctgctccattcctgctccttcctgctccattcctgctcccttcctgctcccttcctgctccattcctgctccattcctgctccattcctgctccattcctgctccattcctgctccttcctgctccattcctgctcccttcctgctccattcctgctccattcctgctccattcctgctccattcctgctccattcctgctccttcctgctccattcctgctccattcctgctccattcctgctccttcctgctccATTCCTGCTCCATTCCTGCTCCATTCCCGCTCCTTCCTGCTCCATTCCTGCTCCATTCCTGCTCCATTCCTGCTCCattcctgctccttcctgctccattcctgctccttcctgctccattcctgctcccttcctgctcccttcctgctccattcctgctccattcctgctccattcctgctccattcctgctcccttcctgctccattcctgctccttcctgctccATTCCTGCTCCATTCCTGCTCCATTCCTGCTCCATTTCCACTCCattcctgctccttcctgctccATTTCCACTCCATTCCTGCTCCattcctgctccttcctgctccattcctgctccattcctgctccttcctgctccattcctgctccttcctgctccATTCCTGCTCCAGAACCTTGAGGAAACCAAAGCAAATCACTGCAAGAGGCAACAGAGGAACCCTCTGAGGTCCTcttcctgcccacagctgcttcctcccctccagctgtggctgcatTCAGAAGCTCCTTTGTCATTCCCAAGCCCTTCCTGAGTCAACAGGAAAAGAGGGAATGAGTCCATTTGGGCTCCTCTTGGTCCCAGGCTCTAGCAGCctgagcccccagcccccagggcacagccccagagcagccaTTGGCTGCCCCATGTgagcctgcctgtgccctgcctgtgccctgccaggctgccctgctggcatctcagccctgcagccctggagggaagggaccagcaggctgcagcacctggaAGCTTCCCTAGGTGCTGGACCACAGCCTCACacctcccctggggctgtgATGGGGGTGCTGATGATGCCCACCAGAGGCTGATGATGACCATGAGAAGCTGGTGATGGTCATCAGAGGATGATGATGGCCACCAGAGGATGATGATGACCATGAGAAGATGATGATGGTCACCAGAGGGTGATGATGACCATGAGAAGCTGGTGATTGTCATCAGAGGATGATGATGGCCACAAGAGGCTGATGATGGTCATcagaggatgatgatgatgacctTGAGAAGCTGATGATGGTCACCAGAGGATGATGATGGCAACGAGAGGCTGCTGATGGCCACGAGAGGCTGCTGATGGCCACCAGAGGCTGCTGATGGCCACCAGAGGAGGTtgctgtgggctcctgactcACTGAAGTCCATGTGCTGGGCCGAGTGGCCACATGGCTCATGAGTGCAGTGGAGCTCCTCAGGGAGCTGCCAACTGAGGCCACCAACCCACAGGTCAGAGCTGAGGCCTCCTGACAGGTTTGGTTCTCACCAAAGCCATTCCCAGCCCCTGCTAATTAAGCTAACGAGGGTTAGGCAACAGCCCCCTGCAGGAAGGGAGCTGTGGGAGCAGCTCTTGGCTTTGCTGTTAGAGCTGGGAGAGCTCTGCAAAGctgagcagaagctgctcagcagggGAAGTGGTGCAGGGtcctgctgggaagggatctaAGGATACTGCAGGAGAGTTTCTTGCTCAGCATCACTCAGCAGGGTCAGCTCCAGGAGAAGGTTTAGGGAAGGAATTCTTcagagagaggtgggagatgcccaggggaggttgtcAGGGGCTgcgagcagcctgccctggttggggatgtccctgctggctgcagcagggttgggctggaggagctctgaaggtccccccagcccctccccagccctcctgcagccccctgcagatcctgccaggccactccaaggtcccctccaagccttctctccaggctgcacagccccaactctctcagcctggcctcagggcagagctgctgcagccctctcagcatcttggttgcctcctctgcactggctccaacacttccatgtcctgcttgtgctgggggctgcagaactgcccccagggctgcaggtggggtgtgaggagggcagagccaaggggcagagtcccctcccttgccctgtgcccactgctctggctgcagcccagcacagggctggctctgggctgcactcacactgcaggctcctgtggagctttgcagtactcagctgctgcctgacagTGAAGGCAGAGGAATGGAAAGAGTGAGGAAACCAaaaggtgctgctgggaggatgcCAGGAGGATGCCAGGAGGATGCCAAAGCCCTGCTGGTGCTCACGTGAGGAGCTCAGGGCAGGAAGGGGCCCAGGGCTGATGCCACTCTCCAGAGGGattcctgctccctgctgtcaCCAGGAcgagctgctcctgctcagggGGTGCTGAGGTCTTCTTTGTCTGCTCAGCACCTCTGGGGGTGATCTCAGAGGGGAATTTGCTCAGctcacagcaggctgctggccacATCCTCCCCCCcagtggctggagcagctcagctcctgtgctgcagagcccagcagaaggctcccaggagctcAGGAGGATTTCTGGGCCTGAATCCCACTGGAGCTGAAGCCCCTTGCAAAATGCCTTCAGAGAGGCTGCCCTGAGTGGCTTGGAGAGGCCCCCaggaccttcaagctcctccagcccaaccattctctcaCTCCACCAAGGTTGGgctcatagaaccagccagggctggaagggaccacaaggatcagccagtgccaacccccctgccatgggcagggactctctgccctagggcaggctgcccacagcctctccagcctggcctgaaacccctccagggctggagcctcaaccacctcccaggcaacccctcccagcctctccctCCCATGCtgcaaacttcctcctcacctccaggctgaaattTCTTCTCAagcccaacctgaacctccccaggtgcaagCTGAGgacatctcctcttgtcctgacCCTTGCTCCTGGCAGAAGGAGCccactggctccagcctccttgtcgagagcaatgaggcctcccctcagccttccccagctccctcacctgctcctccccagctctcttctccagacccttccccactttccttgcccttctctggccctgctccagctcctcagtgtccttctgggagtgtggGACCCAAACCTGgccccaggactcaaggtgcatcctcaccagtgcccattCCCAGGGGACAGTCCCTGTCCTGGAGCCCATCCAGGGCTGcatcctcaccagtgcccattCCCAGGGGACAGTCCCTGTCCTGGAGCCCATCCAGGGCTGcatcctcaccagtgcccactCCCAGGGGACAGTTCCTGTCCTGGAGCCCATCCAGGGCAGGGAATTTCCCTGAGAACTGGGAGCTGGAATTTCTCATGGCAGAGCAGCTCACTTTTGTTCCACCCTCTCTAATGAGAGCCTCCCATTCCCACAGGCCTGGCAGATCCCAGAGCTCTCACTCAGACGTTTCTGGCAGCCCAGGAGGGGGgagccagtcccagccccctcagccctgcccctgaGGAGCAATTACCGCAGCTCCTGCAGGCGGTtccctgccgctgccgctggcagCCTCCCGCAGCGCCCGGGGGGGCAGGGCTGGACCAGGACTTGCTCAGCATCACATGGAGGCTTCCCACCGAAAACTCAGGATGTCACCAGGAATGGGAAGCATGTGggggtggagctgctggggcagttaGTGGTCAGAGGCCACCCCCTGGGCTGCCTGGTTTCCGGCGGTGACGCTGAGCCAGCCCCATATAAAGGTTGGCATCTTGGGGCTCACCTCAGTGCCTCTGCACCTCTCCTTGCTccctgtgctctggtggcctgGTAAGTCCCTTGGGTGTGGCTCTTGGTCCTTCTGCTCGAGAGGATTGGACGCTGGGCACAGGAGGACTCCAAGCTGGGCATAGGaggactccaggctgggcacaggaggactccaggctgggcacaggaggACTTTTGGTGCTGCCATGCCAGGGGCACTCCAGGGGCTGCACCCcctggagctgggggagtgctcAGCTCTTACCTGGGGTTTGCTTTCCCACCAGCAGCTGGCAAATGCCCTCctggctctccagcagctgtggtggtctctcaggcctcctcctgcctcattAAGTCTGCACATCAGAGCACCGAGCCGAGGCTGCGGTGCAGGTCTTGGGACTTCAGCAGGGTTGGGTGGGAGGAGGCCTGGAGAATGCTGCAGAGCCcctgggggcagagctgcaggagacagcagccaggaggaggaaaggggcagggaaaagcagctgcaagctctgggccactcctcctcctcgggCAGGGTGCacccagctgtgggcagggtgCACACAGCAGTAGCTGAACTGGTGGTCCTTGGGCATCAGCAGCTCCACCTGCACCCAAGGGTTGCTGTGCTCCATGGGGTGCCtgagtgaggagctgcagaagggagAGCTTGGCCCTGGCTCTCCTGCAGCTTtcactgggcacagcagcacagaagaggttcttcagcaggaggctgctgagagcctggcaggagctgcccagggaggtggtggaagcctcacccctggaggggtttcaggccaggctgggtgaggctgtgggcagcctgctctggtgtgagctgcccctgcccatggcaggggttggcactggatgctccctggggtcccttccagccctgcctggttctgtgtttgtgctccctgcagcaggagaggttggcactgagtgagctgcccaggcaggaggtGCAGTGCCCACCCCAGGAGGTGTCatagaggaggctgcatgaggctcttagtgccaagggtgctggcaggagggtgctggggcaggttggactcggtggctctggaggtctcttccaacctgcttcatccTGCGACTCTGCCAAGCTCAGCTGCGTGCAGCTGGATGCagcccggggcgggggggtgggggtgcggGGGGTGGCTCCTGTCCCCCTCCCAGGA is drawn from Pogoniulus pusillus isolate bPogPus1 chromosome 43, bPogPus1.pri, whole genome shotgun sequence and contains these coding sequences:
- the LOC135192639 gene encoding keratin-associated protein 16-1-like, with the translated sequence MCHQNGFQLRQLCIPPPTLLVRSFPVRPRPEPCAALRRLQSLSPCLDPCRCPGIPQGTTTYVNLGTLGVRQACVDPCSKEVSKCVDPCCQEVTQCSTSCVDPCCKEVTQCRTSCVDPCCQEMTKCSTKCVDPCCQEVTKCSTSCVDPCCKQVTQCTTTCVDPCCKEVTKCSTKCVDPCCQEVTKCSTKCVDPCCQEVTKCTTKCVDPCCRQVTKCTTKCVDPCCREVIKCTTRCVDPCCQEVTKCTTRCVDPCCQEVTKCTTRCVDPCCQEVTKCTTRCVDPCCQEVTKCTTKCVDPCCQEVTKCTTRCVDPCCQEVTKCTTKCVDPCCQEVTKCTTRCVDPCCQEVTKCTTRCVDPCCQEVTKCTTRCVDPCCQEVTKCTTKCVDPCCQEVTKCTTRCVDPCCQEVTKCSTKCVDPCCQEVTKCTTRCVDPCCQEVTKCTTRCVDPCCKEVIQCTTTKCVDPCCKEVTKCTTTKCVDPCCQEVTKCTTRCVDPCCKEVIQCSTTKCVDPCCQEVTKCTTKCVDPCCQEVTKCTTTSVDPCCQEVTQCSTSCVDPCCKEVTQCSTSCVDPCCKEVTQCSTSCVDPCCQEVTQCSTSCVDPCCQGVTQCSTSCVDPCCQGVTQCSTSCVDPCCQGVTQCSTSCVDPCCGGVQAVTKCVQSCPTSCVTQSAEPCAPQCSTQCVEVCPAPCAPQCSTQCVEVCPTPCAPQCSTQCVEVCPTPCAPQCSTQCVDVCPPKCVDVCVEPCPTQCCTTKCVEPCPTQSVEVCTTKCVDSCETVCLEPCGTACSHQC